One segment of Pseudomonas asgharzadehiana DNA contains the following:
- the pabB gene encoding aminodeoxychorismate synthase component I: protein MSTCSVHPLPYRANPAEYFAAIRHAPGAVLLDSGRPVAERGRYDLLSAWPEATLAVEPDESGSDFLQRLRKNLTQLGNASLPHGYTLPFVGGLIGYLSYDFGRHLEQMPHLAVDDLHLPDARFGLYAWALISDHQVQTSQLVFHPALADSERQRLIALFSQPTAETTAPFALKGPMKSDLTPEAYHQAIVRIQDYIQAGDCYQVNFAQRFRAPCIGDPWAAYCALRAACPTPFSGFQSLPDAGAVLSLSPERFVRVSEGQVETRPIKGTRPRGATPEQDAAHAAELLASPKDRAENLMIVDLLRNDLGRTCRTGSVSVPELFSLESYPNVHHLVSSVIGELADNKDALDLIAGSFPGGSITGAPKIRAMQIIDELEPTRRGLYCGSLVYLDVRGEMDSSIAIRTLLVKDGQVCCWGGGGIVADSQWEAEYQESLTKVRVLLQTLESL, encoded by the coding sequence ATGTCGACCTGTTCCGTACACCCGCTGCCCTACCGGGCCAACCCCGCCGAGTATTTTGCGGCGATTCGCCATGCGCCCGGCGCGGTGCTACTCGACAGCGGCCGGCCGGTGGCCGAGCGCGGGCGTTATGACCTGCTCAGCGCCTGGCCCGAGGCGACCTTGGCGGTGGAGCCCGACGAAAGCGGCAGCGATTTCCTGCAGCGTTTGCGTAAAAACCTGACTCAGTTGGGTAACGCCAGCCTGCCCCACGGTTACACCTTGCCGTTTGTCGGTGGTTTGATCGGCTACCTGAGCTATGACTTTGGCCGACACCTGGAGCAAATGCCGCACCTGGCGGTGGATGACTTGCACCTGCCGGACGCGCGCTTCGGTTTGTATGCCTGGGCGCTGATCAGTGATCACCAGGTGCAAACCAGTCAACTGGTGTTCCACCCGGCGCTGGCTGACAGCGAGCGGCAACGCTTGATCGCGCTGTTCAGTCAACCGACGGCCGAGACCACGGCGCCGTTCGCGCTGAAGGGGCCAATGAAGTCGGACCTGACCCCTGAGGCTTACCACCAGGCCATCGTGCGCATTCAGGATTACATCCAGGCCGGTGACTGCTACCAGGTCAACTTTGCCCAGCGTTTTCGCGCGCCGTGCATCGGTGATCCATGGGCGGCTTATTGCGCCTTGCGCGCAGCCTGCCCAACGCCTTTTTCCGGTTTCCAGAGCCTGCCGGATGCCGGCGCGGTGCTGAGCTTGTCACCGGAACGCTTCGTCAGGGTCAGCGAGGGCCAGGTTGAAACCCGCCCGATCAAAGGCACGCGGCCACGCGGCGCAACGCCTGAACAAGACGCCGCCCACGCCGCCGAACTGCTGGCCAGCCCCAAGGATCGCGCCGAAAACCTGATGATTGTCGACCTGCTGCGCAACGACCTCGGCCGCACCTGTCGCACCGGCTCGGTGAGCGTGCCGGAGTTGTTCAGCCTGGAAAGCTACCCCAACGTGCATCACCTGGTCAGCAGCGTTATCGGCGAGTTGGCCGACAACAAAGACGCCCTCGACCTGATCGCCGGCAGCTTCCCCGGCGGGTCCATTACCGGTGCGCCGAAGATCCGCGCAATGCAGATCATCGACGAACTGGAGCCGACGCGACGCGGCTTGTATTGCGGCTCCCTGGTGTACCTGGACGTGCGCGGCGAGATGGACAGCTCCATCGCCATCCGCACTTTGCTGGTCAAGGATGGCCAGGTGTGCTGCTGGGGCGGAGGCGGGATCGTGGCGGATTCGCAGTGGGAGGCGGAGTATCAGGAGTCGCTGACCAAGGTACGGGTGCTGTTACAAACCTTGGAAAGTTTGTAA
- a CDS encoding phosphoadenylyl-sulfate reductase: MNQAFDVVELATTYANKSAQDILKLAFSQFGDDLWISFSGAEDVVLVDMAWKLNKNVKVFSLDTGRLHPETYRFIEQVREFYKIDIELISPDQSKLEPFVKEKGLFSFYKDGHGECCGVRKIEPLRRKLSGVSAWATGQRRDQSPGTRSQVAVLEIDTAFSTPERTLYKFNPLAQMTSEEIWGYIRMLELPYNSLHERGFISIGCEPCTRPVLPNQHEREGRWWWEEATQKECGLHAGNIISKA; encoded by the coding sequence ATGAACCAAGCCTTCGACGTCGTTGAACTCGCCACGACCTATGCCAACAAATCCGCCCAGGACATTCTCAAGCTGGCGTTCAGCCAGTTCGGCGATGACCTGTGGATCTCTTTCAGCGGTGCCGAGGACGTGGTGCTGGTGGACATGGCCTGGAAGCTGAACAAGAACGTCAAGGTGTTCAGCCTCGACACCGGCCGCCTGCATCCGGAGACCTACCGATTTATCGAGCAGGTACGCGAGTTCTACAAAATCGACATCGAACTGATCTCGCCGGACCAGAGCAAGCTGGAGCCGTTCGTCAAGGAAAAGGGCCTGTTCAGCTTCTACAAGGATGGCCATGGCGAATGCTGCGGCGTGCGCAAGATCGAACCGCTGCGCCGCAAATTGTCCGGCGTGAGCGCCTGGGCCACCGGCCAACGCCGCGACCAGAGCCCCGGCACCCGCAGCCAGGTGGCGGTGCTGGAGATCGACACAGCCTTTTCCACCCCGGAACGCACCCTATACAAGTTCAACCCGTTGGCGCAAATGACCAGCGAAGAGATCTGGGGTTATATCCGCATGCTGGAACTGCCCTACAACAGCCTGCATGAACGCGGCTTTATCAGCATCGGCTGCGAGCCATGCACCCGGCCGGTGTTGCCCAACCAACATGAGCGCGAAGGCCGCTGGTGGTGGGAAGAGGCCACGCAGAAGGAATGCGGGCTGCATGCGGGGAACATCATCAGCAAGGCGTGA
- a CDS encoding alpha-L-glutamate ligase-like protein encodes MFGFWKTWKALEARGIMGINRRNADYVLKYNKRSLYPIVDDKIITKERAIAAGIHVPQMYGVISTEKEIDKLDEIIAGRSDFVIKPAQGAGGDGILVVADRFEGRYRTVSGKIISHEEIEHQISSILTGLYSLGGHRDRALIEYRVVPDQIFKSISYEGVPDIRIIVLMGYPVMAMLRLPTRQSGGKANLHQGAIGVGVDLATGLTLRGTWLNNIITKHPDTTNAVDGVQLPNWDGFMKLAAGCYELCGLGYIGVDMVLDQEKGPLILELNARPGLNIQIANDCGLTLRTHAVEARLEALKAAGVTETVEERVKFVQEMFGHIPPVEG; translated from the coding sequence CAACCGGCGTAACGCCGACTACGTGCTCAAGTACAACAAGCGCAGCCTGTACCCGATCGTGGATGACAAAATCATCACCAAGGAACGCGCGATCGCCGCCGGCATCCATGTGCCGCAAATGTACGGGGTGATCTCCACCGAAAAGGAAATCGACAAGCTCGACGAAATTATCGCCGGGCGCAGCGACTTCGTGATCAAGCCGGCCCAGGGTGCCGGCGGGGATGGCATCCTCGTCGTGGCCGACCGCTTTGAAGGGCGCTATCGCACGGTGTCCGGCAAAATCATCAGCCATGAAGAGATCGAACATCAGATCTCCAGCATCCTCACCGGCCTGTACTCCCTGGGCGGCCACCGTGACCGTGCGCTGATCGAATACCGCGTGGTGCCCGACCAGATCTTCAAAAGCATCAGTTACGAAGGCGTACCGGATATCCGCATCATTGTGCTGATGGGCTACCCGGTGATGGCCATGCTGCGCTTGCCGACCCGCCAGTCCGGCGGCAAGGCCAACCTGCACCAGGGCGCGATCGGCGTGGGCGTGGACCTGGCCACCGGCCTGACCCTGCGTGGCACCTGGCTGAATAACATCATTACCAAGCACCCCGACACCACCAACGCGGTGGACGGCGTGCAGTTGCCCAACTGGGACGGTTTCATGAAGCTCGCCGCGGGCTGCTACGAGCTGTGCGGGTTGGGCTATATCGGCGTGGACATGGTGCTGGACCAGGAAAAAGGCCCGCTGATCCTGGAGCTGAATGCACGGCCGGGGCTGAATATCCAGATCGCCAACGACTGTGGGCTGACCCTGCGCACCCATGCGGTGGAGGCCCGATTGGAAGCGCTGAAAGCTGCCGGCGTGACGGAAACGGTGGAAGAACGAGTGAAGTTCGTACAGGAAATGTTTGGGCATATTCCGCCCGTCGAAGGTTGA
- the thrH gene encoding bifunctional phosphoserine phosphatase/homoserine phosphotransferase ThrH, translating to MEIACLDLEGVLVPEIWIAFAEKTGIQSLRATTRDIPDYDVLMQQRLRILDEHGLKLADIQAVIATLKPLEGAIEFVNWLRERFQVVILSDTFYEFSQPLMRQLGFPTLLCHRLITDENDRVISYQLRQKDPKRQSVLAFKSLYYRVIAAGDSYNDTTMLGEADRGILFHAPENVIREFPQFPAVHTFEDLKREFIKASNRTLSL from the coding sequence GTGGAAATTGCCTGTCTTGACCTGGAAGGGGTGCTGGTTCCGGAAATCTGGATCGCCTTCGCCGAAAAAACCGGTATCCAATCCCTGCGGGCCACCACCCGCGACATTCCCGACTACGACGTGCTGATGCAGCAACGTCTGCGCATCCTCGACGAACACGGGCTCAAGCTTGCCGACATACAGGCCGTGATCGCCACGCTCAAGCCGCTGGAAGGCGCCATCGAGTTCGTCAATTGGCTGCGCGAGCGCTTCCAGGTGGTGATCCTGTCCGACACGTTCTACGAGTTCTCCCAGCCGCTGATGCGCCAACTGGGCTTCCCGACCTTGCTTTGCCACCGTCTGATCACCGATGAAAATGACCGGGTGATCAGCTACCAACTGCGCCAGAAAGACCCCAAGCGCCAGTCGGTGCTGGCGTTCAAGAGCCTGTACTACCGCGTGATCGCCGCCGGCGATTCCTACAACGACACCACCATGCTGGGCGAAGCCGACCGTGGGATTCTGTTCCACGCGCCGGAGAATGTGATTCGCGAGTTCCCGCAGTTCCCAGCGGTGCATACGTTTGAGGATTTGAAGCGGGAGTTCATCAAGGCTTCGAATCGGACGTTGAGCCTGTAA